The segment GGTGACCGCCGACGTGAAGCCCGGCGTCGATCCCAAGCTGGTCGCCAGGCAGCTCGACGACCTCATCGCCGAATTCGTCCGCAACGGCCCGACCGCCGACGAGGTGAAGCGCGCCGCGACCAAGCAGGCGGCGGGCGAGATCGCTGGGCTGGAGACGGTCGGCGGCTTCGCCGGCAAGGCGGTGACGCTGGCCGAGGGCGCAGTCTATTCGAACGATCCCGACAAGTACAAGAAGGACCTCGCCGCCACCGCGGCCGCGACCCCGGCGAGCATCAGGGCCGCGTTGCAGAAATGGCTCGGCCGGCCCGCCTATCGGCTGATGGTCGAGCCGGGCGAGCGGACCGCGTCCGACATGGCGGCGGCCGGCGGCAGCGCGGTCGGCGCGCCGGGCGGCGGCATGGCCCCGCGCTACTATCGCGATCCGAAGTTCGAGGGCGGGGCCGCGGCGCCCGCCATCTCGCAGACGCTGAAGCCGACCGCCGCGGTCGACCGCTCCTCGCCGCCGCCGGTCGAGGAGATCAAGGACCTGACCTTCCCCGACGTCGAGCGGACCACCCTGTCGAACGGCATCAAGGTGGTGTTCGCGCGGCGCACGACGGTGCCGACGGTGCGCGTCTCGGTCGCGTTCGACGCGGGCAATGCCGCCGATCCCAAGGCCAAGCTCGGCACCCAGGGGCTGATGCTGTCGCTGCTCGACGAGGGCGCCGGCAAGCTCGATTCGATCGGCATCGCCGAGGCGCAGGAGCGGCTGGGCGCGCAGATCGCCTCGTCGGCGACGATGGACCGCACCAGCGTCTCGATGTTCGCGCTCAAGGCCAATCTCGCGCCGTCGCTCGACCTGCTCGCCGACATCGTCGAGCGGCCGACCTTCGCGCCGGCCGAGATCGAGCGGCTGCGCGGCCAGATCCTCGCCGGCATCGCCGCGGAGAATTCGCAGCCGCGCGGCATCGCCCGCCGGGTGCTGCCGACGCTGCTCTACGGCAATCTCCACCCCTATGGCGTGCCGCTGTCGGGCAGCGGCACCGCCGAGGGCGTGAAGGCCGTCACCCGCGCCGACCTGGTCGCCTTCCACCAGGCGTGGATCCGGCCCGACAACGCCAGGATCTTCGTCACCGGCGACACCACGCTCGACGAATTGAAGCCGCTGCTCGAGGCGCGCTTCGGCACCTGGGCCAAGCCGGCCGTGGCGAAGGGCGAGAAGCTGTTCCGCATGGACCGCATGGCGCGTCCGGCGCGCATCGTCCTGATCGACCGGCCGCAGAGCCCGCAGAGCTACATCATGGCCGGGCAGCTCCTGCCGACCAAGGGCGTCGACGATCCGCTGGCGCTGATCGCGGCGAACGAGGTGATCGGCGGCAGCTTCCTGTCGCGGCTCAACATGGATCTGCGCGAGAGCAAGGGCTGGGCCTATGGCGCGTTCAGCCAGGCGGCGACCCTGCGCGAGACCATGCCGCTCTACGTCATCGCCCCGGTCCAGACCGACCGGACCGGCGATTCGATCAAAGCGGCGCTGGCCGACATGAAGGAGTTCCTGACCACCAAGGGCGTCGACGCCGAGGAGCGCGAGCGCACCATCAACGGCCAGATCCGCTCGCTGCCGGGATCGTTCGAGACGTCGAGCGACCTGCTCGGCGCGCTCGTCCAGATGGACACGCTGCAGCGGCCCGACGATTATTACGAGAAGCTGCCCGGCCGTTTCCGCGCGCTGACCGCCGCCCAGATGGACGAGGCCGCCCGCGCCGCGATCCGCCCCGACAGCCTGATCTGGGTCGTCGTCGGCGACGCCGCCAAGGTCGAGCCGCAGCTCAAGGAGATCGGCCTGCCGGTCGAGCGCATGGTCGTCGGCCAGTGAGCGCGCCGGTGGGCGCCGAGGTCTGGGACTGCGTGACCCGCGCGCCGTTCGGCGAGCAGGCGTCGGTCTTCACCATCGTCCGTGACGGCGACCGCTTCACCGGCAGCAACGTCGCCGAGATCGGCGAGCTGCCGGTGGTCGACGGCCGGATCGAGGGCGACCGGCTGGTCTGGAAGATGCCGACCCGGAAGCCGATGCCGATGACCCTGGTCGGCAAGGCGGTGATCGAGGGCGACCGGCTGACCGGCACCGTCACCATGGGCGCCTTCGGCAAGGCCGAGATGACGGGGACGCGGCGGGGCTGAGGGGTTTCCCTCCTTCTTCTCCTCCTTCGTCATTCCCGCGAAGGCGGGAATCCACCAGGCCGCCTGGTCGTGTCCTTCGTTGGTTCGGGACTCGTTCGCCGGTGGATTCCCGCCTTCGCGGGAATGACGAAGAAAAAGGGGCGACGGGAGCTCAGTCGAAGAACAGCTTGGTCACATGGCCCATCTTGCGGCCGGGGCGCGCCTGGCCCTTGCCGTAGAGGTGGAGGTGCGCGGCGGGATCGGACAGGATCAGGTCCCAGTCGCCCGCCTGGCTGCCGATCAGGTTGCGCATCTCGACGCGCGGCGCCGCCAGCGCGGTCGATCCGAGCGGCAGGCCGCAGATCGCGCGGACATGGTTCTCGAACTGTGAGGTGACGGCGCCCTCGATCGTCCAGTGGCCGCTGTTGTGGACGCGCGGCGCCATCTCGTTGAACACCGGGCCTTCGGCCGTGTCGAAATATTCGATCGCCAGCACCCCGACATAGTCGAGCTCGGCGACGATCTTCGCGGCGAGCGCCTTTGCCGCCGCGACGGTCGCCTCGGGCAGCGCGACGGGGACCGTCGACAGCGCGAGGATGCCGTCCTCATGGACGTTGAGCACCGGGTCCCAGGTCAGCGTCGTCCCGTCCGCGCCGCGCACGATCAGGATCGAGAATTCGCGTTCGAAGCGGACGAAGCCTTCGAGCACCGCCGGCTCCCAGGCGATCGAGGCCCAGGCCTCGTCGGCATCGGCAGCGTCCTTCAACCGGGCCTGGCCCTTGCCGTCATAGCCGAAGCGGCGCGTCTTGAGGATCGCCGGCGCGCCGATCAGCGCGACCGCGGCGTCGAGGTCCTCGCGGCCGTTGACCACGGCCCAGGGGGCGGGGCGCCCGCCGATCGCCTGGACGAAGGCCTTCTCGGTGGCGCGGTCCTGCGCGGTCGCCAGCGCGCGGGGGTGGGGGGCGAGCGGCGTCCGCAGCGCCTCCAGCGGGGCGACCGGGATATTCTCGAACTCATAGGTGACGACGTCGACGCTCTGGGCGAAGGCGTGGAGCGCGTCGAGATCGTCATAGTCGCCGCGCACCCAGCGCGACGACACGTCGGCGGCCGGGCCGCTCGGCTCGGGCGCGTAGATCGCGGTGCGATAGCCGAGCTGCGCCGCCGCGATGGCGAGCATCCGGCCGAGCTGGCCGCCGCCGATGATGCCGATCGTCGAGCCGGGCTGGATCATCGCCGCCATGGTCAGTCGAACGGCTCGACCGCGACGTCGGCGGTCTGCCGGGCGCGCCAGGCGTCGAGCCGTTCGGCCAGCGCCTCGTCATGGGTGGCGAGGATCGCGGCGCCGAGCAGCGCGGCGTTGATCGCGCCGGGCTTGCCGATGGCGAGGGTGCCTACGGGCACGCCGCCGGGCATCTGGACGATCGACAACAGGCTGTCCATGCCCTTGAGCGCCTTGGATTCGACCGGCACGCCCAGCACCGGCAGCCGGGTCATCGACGCGGTCATGCCGGGCAGGTGCGCCGCGCCGCCCGCGCCGGCGATGATCACCTTCAGCCCCCGGTCGACGGCAGAGCGCGCATAGTCGTAGAGCCGCTCGGGGGTGCGGTGCGCGGAGACGACCCGCGTCTCGTGCGGCACGCAGAGCGCGTCGAGCGTCGCGGCGGCGTGGGACATCGTCTCCCAGTCCGAGCGGCTGCCCATGATGATCCCGATCAGCGGTGCTTCAGTCATGCGATACCTCCGGGTTCCTCCCCAAGCTTGCTTGGGGAGGGGGACCGCCGCAGGCGGTGGAGGGGTCTGCGACCCCACCCCTCCACCATGCTTCGCATGGTCCCCCTCCCCTGCAAAGGCAGGGGAGGATTTTACTCAGCGCTCCGACAGATAATAGCGGTCCCGCGCCGTCAGGTCGTCGGCCAGCTCGTAGACGATCGGCTGGCCGGTCGGAATCTCCAGCTCGGTGATCTCGTCGTCGGGAATGTGCGACAGATGCTTGACCAGCGCGCGCAGCGAATTGCCGTGCGCGGAGATCACCACCCGCTTGCCCGCCTTCAGGTCGGGCGCGATCCGCTCCTCCCAATAGGGCAGGACGCGCGCGATCGTGTCCTTCAGGCTCTCGGTGCTGGGGATCGCGATGCCGGCGTAGCGGCGGTCCTTCGACAGGTCGAACTCGCCGCCCGGTTCGAGCACCGGCGGCGGGATGTCGAAGCTGCGGCGCCACACCTTGACCTGCGCGTCGCCATGCCTGGCCGCGGTCTCGGCCTTGTTGAGCCCGGTCAGCCCGCCATAGTGCCGCTCGTTGAGGCGCCAGTCCTTCTCGACCGGCAGCCACAGCCGGCCCATCGCCTCCAGTGCGATGTTGAGCGTCTTGATCGCGCGGGTCTGGAAGCTGGTGTAGCACTGGTCGAAGTCGAGGCCCTTGGCGGCCATCAGCTCGCCGGCCGCCTTCGCCTCGGCGATGCCCTGGTCGGTCAGGTTGACATCCCACCAGCCGGTGAAGCGGTTTTCCAGATTCCAGGCGGACTGGCCATGGCGGATCAGGACGAGCGTCGGCATTATTCCCCTTTCAGAGCGACCAAAAGCGGCGGAGCGCGCCTCTTAATCGGCGGTCGTCCTTCTGTCACGCTTGCAATGGCGGGGAACGAGGGCGAAACGCCGAAAAAACGCTGTCGGAGGCAATCTGCATGTCGATCATCACCAAGCCCGTCCGTTACGGCCATGGCGGCGTCTCCTTCGAGGCCTATGCGGCCTGGGACGACGCCTCCGCCGCGCCGCGCCCGATCGTGCTGGTCGCCGGCACCTTCATGGGCCGCACCGCCTTCGAGGAGGGCAAGGCGCGCAGCCTCGCCGAGCTCGGCTATGTCGCGGTGGCGATCGACCTCTATGGCCTCGGCCACTGGCCGGCCGATTTCGACGGCGCGCGGGCGGCGATGGGAGCGCTCGACGCCGATCGCGGCCTGCTGAAGGAGCGGCTGCTGGTCGCGCTCGACGCGGCGCGGGGGATCGGCGCGCCGGCCGATCCGGCGCGGGTCGCGGCGATCGGCTTCTGCTTCGGCGGCAAGTGCGTGCTCGACCTCGCCCGCTCGGGCGCCGAGGTCGCCGGGGTGGCGAGCTTCCACGGCCTCTACGACGCGCCGCCCTTCCCGAACGCCGCGATCACGGCGAAGGTGCTGGTCCTGCACGGCTGGGACGACCCTCTCGACCCGCCCGAGACGGTGCTCGGCCTGGCCAAGGAGATGAGCGAGGCCAAGGTCGACTGGCAGGTCCACGCCTATGGCCACACCGTCCACGGCTTCACCAATCCGGCGCGCGAGGGGATGTACAGCCCCGCCGCCGACCGGCGCAGCTGGCGGGCGATGCAGGATTTCCTGGAGGAATTGTTTGGGTGAGCTGGACCATCAACTAGCGTCACCCCAGCGGAGGCTGGGGTCCATGTCTCTCCTCACCCGCGATGGCATCTGAGAAGAAGACAGACATGGATGCCAGCCTTCGCTGGCATGACGGTTGAGAGGTTGAGCGGCCAAACTCCGGCCGCCGCGACGTCATTTTCCGTTGACCGGGCTTTTATTGCGTCGCAGCATCGTGCGATGTCCAGCACGCCGCCCATCACCCAGAACCCCGACATCCGCTTCCTCGGCCGCCTGCTCGGCGACGTGATCCGCGTCTATGGCGGCGAGGCGCTGTTCCGGCGGATCGAATATATCCGCTCGGCGTCGGTCGATCGGGCGCGCGGAATCGTCGGCTCGCACGAGATCGATTCGGGGCTCGGCGCGCTGACTCTCGACGACACGCTCGCCTTCGTGCGCGGCTTCATGCTCTTCTCGATGCTCGCCAACCTCGCCGAGGACCGGCAGGGCATCGCCGCCGAGCCCGGCGCCGACGTTGCCGCCGCGCTCGACCGGCTGGAGAAGGAAGGCATCTCGCGCGCCAAGGTGGTCGAGATGCTCGACCGGGCGCTGATCGTGCCGGTGCTCACCGCCCATCCGACCGAGGTGCGGCGCAAGAGCATGATCGACCATCGCAACAAGATCGCCGAGCTGATGACGCTCAAGGACATCGGCCGGACCGAGACCGTCGACGGCGACCTGATCGACCAGGCGATCTACCGGCAGATCGCGCTGCTCTGGCAGACCCGGCCGCTGCGCCGCGAGCGGCTCTATGTCGCCGACGAGGTGGAGACCGCGCTCGCCTATCTGCGCGACATCTTCCTGCCGACGCTCCCCGCGCTCTATTCGCGCTGGCAGCGCGCGCTCGGCCACCGTCCGGCGAGCTTCCTGAAGCCGGGAAGCTGGATCGGTGGCGATCGCGACGGCAACCCCTTCGTCACCGCCGATTCGCTGCGCCTGGCTTTGTCGCGCTCGGCCGAGACGGTGATCGGCTATTATCTGCGCGAGCTGCACGAGCTGGGCGCCGAGCTGTCGATCTCGACCGAGCTGGCCGAGGTGACCTGGGAGGTCGAGAAGCTCGCCGAGGCGTCGGGCGACAAGAGCTCGACCCGCAGCGACGAGCCCTATCGCCGCGCGATCACCGGCATCTATTCGCGCCTGTCCAAGACCTATGAGAAGCTGACCGGCCGCCTGCCGGCGCGGCTGCCGGCGACCGATGCCGAGGGCGGCGCCTATGAGGACCCCGCCGCGCTGCGCGCCGACCTGGTCGAGATCGCCCATGCGCTCAACCGCACCGGCGCCGACTCGCTCGCCGGCAACGGCGCGCTCGGCCGGCTGATCCGCGCCGTCGAGACCTTCGGCTTCCATCTCGCGACGCTCGACATGCGCCAGAATGCCGACGTCCACGAGCGCGTCGTCGCCGACCTGCTCAGGGTCGCCGGGGTCGAGGCCGACTATGGCGCGCTCGACGAGCCCGCGCGCGTCGCGCTGCTGCGGAGCGAACTGGCGTCGAAGCGGCTGCTGCGCACCCCGTTCGGCGCCTATGCCGACGAGACGCTGTCCGAGCTCGCGATCGTCGAAGCCGCCGCCGAGGCGCATCGCCGCTACGGGCCCGCGGCGATCACCACCTATCTGATCTCGAAGGCCGAGAGCGTGTCGGACATGCTCGAGGTCAACATCCTGCTCAAGGAGGCCGGGCTGTTCGTCCCCGGCGATCCGCCCACCGCCGCGATCATGGCGGTGCCGCTGTTCGAGACGATCGGCGACCTCGACCGCGCGCCCGAGGTGATGACGCAGTGGTTCGCGCTGCCCGAGGTGGCGGCGATCACCGCCGCGCGCGGCCATCAGGAGGTGATGGTCGGCTATTCGGATTCGAACAAGGACGGCGGCTACCTCACCTCGGTGTGGAGCCTGCACGAGGCGTCGAGCGCGCTGAAGCCGGTGTTCGCCAAGGCGAACAGCGCGATCCAACTCTTCCACGGCCGTGGCGGCGCGGTCGGGCGCGGCGGCGGGTCGAGCTTCGCGGCGATCCTCGCCCAGCCGCACGGCACGGTGCAGGGCCGCATCCGCATCACCGAGCAGGGCGAGGTGATCGCCGCCAAATATGGCACGCGCGAGAGCGCCGCCGCCAATCTGGAGGCGATGGCCTCGGCCACGCTGCTCGCCACGCTGGAGGAGGATGCGCTCCAGCCCAAGGACGCCAAGCGCTTCTTCGCCGCGATGGACGAGATCTCGGCCAATGCGTTCAAGGCCTATCGCGGCCTGGTCTATGACACCGAGGGCTTCCGCACCTTCTTCCGCCAGATGACGCCGATCGCCGAGATCGCCGACCTCAAGATCGGGTCGCGCCCGGCGAGCCGGACCAAGAGCGACCGGATCGAGGACCTGCGCGCCATCCCCTGGGTGTTCAGCTGGGCGCAGGCGCGGGTGATGCTGCCCGGCTGGTACGGCGTCGGCCACGGCCTCAAGGGCTTCAAGGACATCGGCCTGCTGCGCGAGATGCTGGAGGCCTGGCCCTTCTTCCAGTCGACCCTCGCCAATCTGGAGATGGTGCTCGCCAAGTCGGACATGGACATCGCCGAGCGCTATGTCGCGCTGGTCGAGGACGAGGCGATGGGCCGCGACATCTTCGGCCGCATCCGCGACGGCTGGCAACGGACGCAGGAGGCGCTGCTATCGGTGACGCGGCAGACCCGCCTGCTCCAGAAGAACCCGTCGCTCGACCAGTCGATCCGGCTGCGCCTGCCCTATATCGAGCCGTTGAACCTGCTCCAGATCGAGCTGCTCAAGCGCCACCGCGCGGGCGAGGACGACCCCCGCGTCCGCGAGGGCATCCAGCTCTCGATCAACGCGATCGCGACCGCGCTGCGCAACAGCGGGTGAACTGATATCCGTCACCCCGGCGGAGGCCGGGGTCTCGGGAGAGTCGCAGTTCGCTGATCTCCCGGGATGCCGGCCTCCGTCGGCATGACGTCATGTGGAGGACCATGGTGCCATGACCCCGCTCGCCGATCGCCTGGGCCTGACGCTGCCGATCATCCAGGCGCCGATGGCCGGCACCTCGACGCCCGCCATGGCGGCGGCGGTCTCCAATGCCGGCGGGCTCGGCTCGATGGGGCTGGGCGCGGTCGACGCCGAGGCCGCGCGGTCGATGATCGCAGCGGCGCGCGGCGCCACCAACCGCGCGTTCAACGTCAACCTCTTCTGCCATCGTCCCGCCGTCCGCGACGCGGCGCGCGAGGCCGGCTGGATCGACCGGCTGCGGCCCCATTTCGCCGCCTATGGCGCCGAGCCGCCCGCGACGCTGGCCGAGATCTATCGCAGCTTCGTCGACGACGACGCGATGCTGGCGATGCTGCTCGACACCCGGCCGGCGATCGTCAGCTTCCATTTCGGCCTGCCGGGCGCCGACCGCATCGCCGCGCTGCGCGACGCGGGCATCATCCTGTTCGCCAGCGCGACCAGCCTTGCCGAGGGCCGCGCGATTGCCGCCGCCGGGATCGATGCGGTGGTGGCGCAGGGCTATGAGGCGGGCGGCCATCGCGGCATCTTCGATCCCGACGGGCCGGACGAGCGGCTCGGCACGATGGCGCTGACCCGGCTGCTGGTCCGCTCGCTCGACCGGCCGGTGATCGCCGCGGGCGGGATCATGGACGGCGCCGGGATCGCGGCGGCGCTGACCCTCGGCGCCGAGGCGGCGCAGCTCGGCACCGCCTTCGTCGGCTGCCCCGAATCCGCGGCCGACCAGGGCTATCGCGCGGCGCTGGCGACGGCCGAGCGGACGGTGATGACGCGCGCCATCTCGGGCCGGCTGGCACGATCGATCGTCAACCGCTTCACCGCGATCGATCCCGATCCGGCCGAGGTGGCGCCCTATCCGGTCGCCTATGACGCGGGCAAGGCGCTCAACGCCGCCGCCAAGGCGAAGGGCGAGGCCGGCTATGGCGCGCAATGGGCGGGCCAGGCGGCCCCGCTCGCGCGCAGCATGCCGGCGGCCGAACTGGTCGAGCTGCTCGGCGAGGAGATGCGCGCCGCCCTTGCCGCAGGGTGATGCGGAGCCTTTGCCGGTCTCGCGGGTTGGACCCCCCACATGGTGGAGGACCCGTTGCGATGCGTTCTATCCTGCTCTGGCTGATCGGGGTTCCGATTCCCCTCATCCTCCTGCTGGCCTTCTGCACCCATCATCTCTGAGCGCGCGCCGGTTAGAGCGGTTCACGATCCGATTGCATCGGATCGGCCGCTCTAGATTGCTGTTTTACCGCGATTTCCGAGTCGGCAGATGTTTCCATCTGCCTAGAAATCGCTCTAACGGGCGCGCAGCAGGCAGAAGCCGATCCGGTAGGTGACGCGGCGCGGCCCGGCGTCGAAGCGCGCCATCGCCCGGCGCAGCGCGGCGGGCGGCAGCGGACGATGGCCGGGCGCGGCGATGCCCGCGCCGATCGTCTTGAGGCCGTGCAGGAAGGCGCGGGCGTCGGCCTGCGGCTCGGGCAGGTCGGCGATCGAGACCTCGGCCGCGAGTCCCGCCGGGGCCATCGCCGCCAGCGCGGCCGCGCCCGGATAGGCGGGGATGCCCGACGGCAGCCCCTCGGCCGCCAGCGCTTCCGTCCATTCGGCGAGGCTTCGCTCGGCCATGGTCGAGAAGGCGATCGCGCCGCCGGGTGTCAGCAGCGCGGCGAGCCGGTCGAGCGCGCCGGGCAGGTCGGCGAACCATTGGAAGGCCATGCCCGAGGCGATCAGGTCGAACCGGCCGATCGCCGGGTCGACCGCCTCGCCGTCGATCACCCGATAGTCGGCGTCGAGGCCGAGCCCGGCGCGGGCGCGCTCGATCATCGCCGGCGCGACGTCGCTGATCGTCCAGCGCGCCGGGCCGATCGCGCGGTCGATCGCGCGGGTCAGGAAGCCGGTGCCGCAGCCCAGCTCCAGGATGCGCGGCTTCGACGGGAGCGGCAGCGCCGCGATCCGTTCGGCTAGCCGTTCGGCCGCCGTCCGCTGGACCAGCGCCGCCGCTTCATAGCCGTCGGCTCCGCCGAAAGCGGTGGCGATTCGCGCCCTGCGCCGGGGAGGGGAGTCGGCCATCGGCGCGGGGCCTAGGGCTTGTGCGCCGACAAGGGAAGCCCGTCTGCAAAATCGACGGGCCGTGGGGCCTCCGTTCGCGATCTCTATTGATAGTCAGTTGCAATAGCGCTATCTGACGATTCGAAGAGGTGCCGCATGGTTGTGTGTGTCTGCAACGCGATCAAGGAAAACCAGGTGCGCGACGCGGTCCGCAAGGGCGCGAGCTGTCCGCGCAGCGCCTATGAGGCGCTCGGGCGCCGCCCGCGCTGCGGCCAGTGCCTTCCCTTCGCCCGTTCGATCATCGACGAGGAAAGCGTCGGCGCCTGATCGCAGCGAGCGACGAGGTTCGAAAAGGCCGCCTCCGGGCGGCCTTTTTCGTTCTTGCGAATGAAGAGCCATAGTTGGATTGCGAATGACTATTGCTCTCAAGTAATTCTTTTATTTAGATTTTTTCGGAACAATATTCATCCACCCTCTTTTCATCGCCGTCAAGCTCGCCTAGTAGCGGCGATGATATTCCACGGAGGCCGACATGAAGGGTGATCCCAAGGTCATCGACATTCTCAACGAGACGCTCAAGAACGAGCTGACCGCGATCAACCAGTACTTCCTGCACTATCGCATGCTCAACCATTGGGGCGTCGCGAAGCTGGCGAAGTTCGAATATGAGGAATCGATCGACGAGATGAAGCATGCCGACCGGCTTGCCGAACGCATCCTGTTCCTCGACGGCCTGCCCAATTTCCAGATGCTCGGCCGGCTGCGGATCGGCGAGACGGTCGAGGAGATCCTCAAGGCCGACCTCGCGCTGGAGAACGACGCGCTCCCGCAGCTTCGCGACGGCATCGCCTATTGCGAGCAGGTCCGCGACTATGTGACCCGCGACCTGCTCCAGTCGATCCTCGAATCCGAGGAAGAGCATGTCGATACGCTGGAGACCCAGTTCGAGATGATCGAGCGGATGGGCATCCAGAACTACATCCAGCTCCAGTCGAAGGCCGCCGAGGAATAAGCCGAACGATCGGGGCGAAACGCGCGCGATTTCCCCGCGATGGATGCAAAAGCGGATGACCGGCCATGGGCTCCGTGTTATTCCGGTGCTACACGTCTATTTGGGAATCACGCCTGATGAAGTCGCTTGCTTATCTTGCTTTGATCGCCACGGCCGGCCTGTCGTTCGCGGCCCATGCCGAAGAGCCGAACCAGAAGGCCGACAAGAGCAATCCCGACCGCATGATCTGCCGTTCCGAGCCGGTGATCGGCAGCCGCCTGGCCAAGACCAAGCGCTGCATGACCAAGGCGCAGTGGGACGAGGACCGTCGCCTCACCCGCATGCAGCTCGAACAGAACCAGGGCGGCCGCTACAAGAACAACTGATCCGTGCGAAAAGGGCCGGGACGTCGATGATGTCCCGG is part of the Rhizorhabdus wittichii RW1 genome and harbors:
- a CDS encoding peptidase M16 domain protein (PFAM: peptidase M16 domain protein), which codes for MRRSLFRPAAALLFATALSVPSIAPLTAAAVAAEPASVATLVKAVDIPYQAFTLDNGLRVIVHTDRKAPVVAVSVWYHIGSKDEPAGKTGFAHLFEHLMFNGSENANEDFFKPLESIGATDLNGTTWFDRTNYFETVPTGALDLALFLESDRMGHLLGAIDKAKLDNQRGVVQNEKRQGDNEPYGLVEYAQLAALFPEGHPYRHSTIGSMADLDAASLDDVKNWFRAHYGPNNAVLVLAGDIDAATAKAKVQKWFGDIPRGPETARPDVPVPTLGAPVDQVMKDRVAQTRIYRNWVVPGVNDPDLIPLDLGMDVLGGLASSRLDNAMVRKAKTAVSVTASVQPFEKISIVEVTADVKPGVDPKLVARQLDDLIAEFVRNGPTADEVKRAATKQAAGEIAGLETVGGFAGKAVTLAEGAVYSNDPDKYKKDLAATAAATPASIRAALQKWLGRPAYRLMVEPGERTASDMAAAGGSAVGAPGGGMAPRYYRDPKFEGGAAAPAISQTLKPTAAVDRSSPPPVEEIKDLTFPDVERTTLSNGIKVVFARRTTVPTVRVSVAFDAGNAADPKAKLGTQGLMLSLLDEGAGKLDSIGIAEAQERLGAQIASSATMDRTSVSMFALKANLAPSLDLLADIVERPTFAPAEIERLRGQILAGIAAENSQPRGIARRVLPTLLYGNLHPYGVPLSGSGTAEGVKAVTRADLVAFHQAWIRPDNARIFVTGDTTLDELKPLLEARFGTWAKPAVAKGEKLFRMDRMARPARIVLIDRPQSPQSYIMAGQLLPTKGVDDPLALIAANEVIGGSFLSRLNMDLRESKGWAYGAFSQAATLRETMPLYVIAPVQTDRTGDSIKAALADMKEFLTTKGVDAEERERTINGQIRSLPGSFETSSDLLGALVQMDTLQRPDDYYEKLPGRFRALTAAQMDEAARAAIRPDSLIWVVVGDAAKVEPQLKEIGLPVERMVVGQ
- a CDS encoding phosphoribosylaminoimidazole carboxylase (TIGRFAM: phosphoribosylaminoimidazole carboxylase, ATPase subunit~PFAM: ATP-dependent carboxylate-amine ligase domain protein, ATP-grasp); the encoded protein is MAAMIQPGSTIGIIGGGQLGRMLAIAAAQLGYRTAIYAPEPSGPAADVSSRWVRGDYDDLDALHAFAQSVDVVTYEFENIPVAPLEALRTPLAPHPRALATAQDRATEKAFVQAIGGRPAPWAVVNGREDLDAAVALIGAPAILKTRRFGYDGKGQARLKDAADADEAWASIAWEPAVLEGFVRFEREFSILIVRGADGTTLTWDPVLNVHEDGILALSTVPVALPEATVAAAKALAAKIVAELDYVGVLAIEYFDTAEGPVFNEMAPRVHNSGHWTIEGAVTSQFENHVRAICGLPLGSTALAAPRVEMRNLIGSQAGDWDLILSDPAAHLHLYGKGQARPGRKMGHVTKLFFD
- a CDS encoding phosphoribosylaminoimidazole carboxylase, catalytic subunit (TIGRFAM: phosphoribosylaminoimidazole carboxylase, catalytic subunit~PFAM: 1-(5-phosphoribosyl)-5-amino-4-imidazole-carboxylate (AIR) carboxylase): MTEAPLIGIIMGSRSDWETMSHAAATLDALCVPHETRVVSAHRTPERLYDYARSAVDRGLKVIIAGAGGAAHLPGMTASMTRLPVLGVPVESKALKGMDSLLSIVQMPGGVPVGTLAIGKPGAINAALLGAAILATHDEALAERLDAWRARQTADVAVEPFD
- a CDS encoding phosphoglycerate mutase (TIGRFAM: phosphoglycerate mutase 1 family~PFAM: Phosphoglycerate mutase) yields the protein MPTLVLIRHGQSAWNLENRFTGWWDVNLTDQGIAEAKAAGELMAAKGLDFDQCYTSFQTRAIKTLNIALEAMGRLWLPVEKDWRLNERHYGGLTGLNKAETAARHGDAQVKVWRRSFDIPPPVLEPGGEFDLSKDRRYAGIAIPSTESLKDTIARVLPYWEERIAPDLKAGKRVVISAHGNSLRALVKHLSHIPDDEITELEIPTGQPIVYELADDLTARDRYYLSER
- a CDS encoding dienelactone hydrolase (PFAM: dienelactone hydrolase) codes for the protein MSIITKPVRYGHGGVSFEAYAAWDDASAAPRPIVLVAGTFMGRTAFEEGKARSLAELGYVAVAIDLYGLGHWPADFDGARAAMGALDADRGLLKERLLVALDAARGIGAPADPARVAAIGFCFGGKCVLDLARSGAEVAGVASFHGLYDAPPFPNAAITAKVLVLHGWDDPLDPPETVLGLAKEMSEAKVDWQVHAYGHTVHGFTNPAREGMYSPAADRRSWRAMQDFLEELFG
- a CDS encoding Phosphoenolpyruvate carboxylase (PFAM: phosphoenolpyruvate carboxylase) produces the protein MPAFAGMTVERLSGQTPAAATSFSVDRAFIASQHRAMSSTPPITQNPDIRFLGRLLGDVIRVYGGEALFRRIEYIRSASVDRARGIVGSHEIDSGLGALTLDDTLAFVRGFMLFSMLANLAEDRQGIAAEPGADVAAALDRLEKEGISRAKVVEMLDRALIVPVLTAHPTEVRRKSMIDHRNKIAELMTLKDIGRTETVDGDLIDQAIYRQIALLWQTRPLRRERLYVADEVETALAYLRDIFLPTLPALYSRWQRALGHRPASFLKPGSWIGGDRDGNPFVTADSLRLALSRSAETVIGYYLRELHELGAELSISTELAEVTWEVEKLAEASGDKSSTRSDEPYRRAITGIYSRLSKTYEKLTGRLPARLPATDAEGGAYEDPAALRADLVEIAHALNRTGADSLAGNGALGRLIRAVETFGFHLATLDMRQNADVHERVVADLLRVAGVEADYGALDEPARVALLRSELASKRLLRTPFGAYADETLSELAIVEAAAEAHRRYGPAAITTYLISKAESVSDMLEVNILLKEAGLFVPGDPPTAAIMAVPLFETIGDLDRAPEVMTQWFALPEVAAITAARGHQEVMVGYSDSNKDGGYLTSVWSLHEASSALKPVFAKANSAIQLFHGRGGAVGRGGGSSFAAILAQPHGTVQGRIRITEQGEVIAAKYGTRESAAANLEAMASATLLATLEEDALQPKDAKRFFAAMDEISANAFKAYRGLVYDTEGFRTFFRQMTPIAEIADLKIGSRPASRTKSDRIEDLRAIPWVFSWAQARVMLPGWYGVGHGLKGFKDIGLLREMLEAWPFFQSTLANLEMVLAKSDMDIAERYVALVEDEAMGRDIFGRIRDGWQRTQEALLSVTRQTRLLQKNPSLDQSIRLRLPYIEPLNLLQIELLKRHRAGEDDPRVREGIQLSINAIATALRNSG